A genomic segment from Sander vitreus isolate 19-12246 chromosome 3, sanVit1, whole genome shotgun sequence encodes:
- the usp16 gene encoding ubiquitin carboxyl-terminal hydrolase 16 isoform X1, whose protein sequence is MGKKRGKDKSSREDDDIELTGPSCRHIKKGTDQTLLKKLSGNSDWTSCQDCKHEENKENISSTAPQDSEEEKETAPVWMCLKCGHRGCGRNSENQHAIKHSETPRSDPHCLVISLDNWSVWCYICDDEVRYSRTGHLAQLVTNLQKQTSADPVKRPQKRVKEEDSSLEVDQKTDTVKADKSEDMENKENKDRQKKNAKKESVGKSPKSGTSEDNGGVSVKGLSNMGNTCFFNAVIQNLSQTQLLRQTLNKVTREKMSLNIKPVASSDLEPIVMQLDQPGSLTLSMCQLLNEIQETKKGVVTPRELFTQVCKKAARFKGFQQQDSQELLRYLLDGMRAEEIKRVSSGITEALKESRKITDGEQLKTLVKEYEKNGFPKNFVDQVFGGETTSTIMCQQCKTVSVVTEMFLDLSLPVSDEAFRKKNQKKSVQNTSESSQDGRNSPALTNGNDDIPTGSSSKYQQKKAKKQAKKQAKHQKRQQKIEGRVTLDSLSSPSHTESKPTDPTADAKDGEHSDNETHEEASLSEGSPAQVGVSEQDQKNSDMVQDEEENEEDEDSVIDCDSSATSSVNNRFTVLSEEQHSKESVFDDDMDQEGKEDTRLVSDMEKVTLDDAFLEEPDAVEQSMEIEDEPLEAKEYTVVSQDPELAFQTLATRTAPEKQECSVQSCLFQFTAVETLTQNNSLLCVTCTKRQPNKDKAGGSKKNVYTDALKQMLISSPPLVLTLHLKRFQQNGYSICKVNRHVQFPLILDLAPFCAVKCDNLTEGDTQILYSLYGIVEHSGTMRSGHYTAYVKARPECPKPSSNGLAAEGHAEPPRGSWFHISDTSVQPVSESKVQSCQAYLLFYERIL, encoded by the exons ATGGGAAAGAAAAGGGGGAAGGACAAGAGCTCCAGAGAGGACGATGACATTGAACTGACAG GTCCATCCTGCAGGCATATTAAGAAGGGGACGGACCAAACTCTTTTAAAGAAACTCTCTGGGAATTCTGATTGGACGAGTTGCCAGGATTGTAAGcatgaagaaaataaagaaaatatcagctcCACGGCACCCCAGGACTctgaagaggaaaaagaaacgGCACCTGTATGGATGTGCTTAAAATGTGGCCATAGA GGATGTGGACGTAACTCTGAGAACCAGCATGCTATCAAACATTCTGAGACTCCTCGGTCGGATCCACATTGCCTGGTGATCAGTCTGGACAACTGGAGTGTGTG GTGTTACATATGTGATGATGAAGTCCGGTACTCCAGAACCGGACATTTGGCTCAGCTGGTGACCAACCTACAAAAGCAAACCTCTGCAGATCCCGTAAAGAGACCGCAGAAAA GAGTGAAGGAGGAAGACAGCTCGTTGGAAGTTGATCAGAAGACCGACACTGTAAAAGCAGATAAAAGTGAGGACatggaaaacaaagaaaacaaggaCCGCCAAAAGAAAAATGCCAAGAAAGAGAGTGTTGGGAAATCCCCGAAGTCTGGCACATCTGAAGACAATGGTGGTGTTTCAGTAAAGGGGCTGAGCAACATGGGAAACACATGTTTCTTTAATGCAGTCATTCAG AATCTCTCTCAAACACAGCTCTTAAGACAGACTCTCAACAAAGTGACCCGAGAGAAAATGAGTCTTAACATTAAACCTGTTGCCTCATCAGATCTG GAGCCTATCGTAATGCAGTTAGACCAGCCTGGATCCCTGACTTTGTCTATGTGTCAACTACTTAATGAGATCCAGGAAACCAAGAAGGGTGTGGTAACACCGCGGGAGTTGTTCACACAAGTTTGTAAAAA GGCTGCCAGGTTCAAAGGATTTCAGCAGCAAGATAGCCAGGAGCTGCTGCGCTACCTTCTGGATGGGATGCGAGCAGAGGAGATCAAA AGAGTAAGCTCAGGGATCACGGAGGCATTGAAAGAATCTAGAAAAATCACAGATGGAGAGCAGCTGAAAACATTAGTTAAAG AGTATGAGAAAAATGGTTTTCCAAAAAACTTTGTCGACCAAGTTTTTGGTGGGGAAACGACCAGCACTATAATGTGTCAGCAGTGCAAAACG GTGTCTGTAGTCACAGAGATGTTTTTGGATCTTTCCCTTCCTGTTTCGGACGAG GCATTCAGAAAGAAGAACCAGAAAAAATCAGTTCAGAACACCAGTGAGTCGAGCCAGGATGGCAGAAACAGCCCTGCTTTGACAAACGGGAATGATGACATTCCCACCGGGTCCAGCAGCAAGTACCAGCAGAAGAAAGCCAAGAAGCAGGCAAAGAAGCAGGCAAAG CATCAAAAGAGGCAGCAGAAGATTGAGGGCAGAGTCACTTTGGACAGTCTCTCATCTCCGAGCCACACTGAGAGCAAACCGACTGATCCTACTGCAGACGCAAAGGACGGGGAACATTCTGACAATGAAACGCATGAAGAAGCCTCACTGAGTGAAGGAAGTCCTGCACAAGTCGGCGTGTCCGAACAAGACCAGAAGAACAGTGACATGGTCCAGGATGAGGAGGAAAACGAAGAGGACGAGGATTCAGTGATCGACTGCGACTCATCAGCTACGTCATCAGTCAACAACCGCTTCACCGTCTTATCAGAGGAGCAGCACTCAAAGGAGAGCGTCTTTGACGATGACATGGATCAGGAAGGAAAAGAGGACACGCGGCTGGTGAGCGACATGGAGAAAGTAACCCTGGATGATGCCTTCTTAGAAGAACCTGATGCTGTGGAACAAAGCATGGAGATTGAAGATGAGCCACTGGAAGCTAAAGAGTACACTGTAGTAAGTCAGGACCCGGAGCTGGCCTTCCAAACACTGGCCACCAGGACAGCCCCTGAGAAACAGGAGTGTTCAGTCCAGTCATGCCTTTTTCAGTTCACAGCAGTGGAAACCCTCACACAGAACAACAGCTTGCTATGTGTCACTTGCACTAAACGGCAGCCAAACAAAGACAAAGCTGGAG GATCCAAGAAGAATGTCTACACTGATGCCTTGAAGCAAATGTTGATCTCTTCTCCCCCACTGGTGCTTACCCTTCATTTGAAGAGATTCCAACAA AATGGATACAGCATTTGTAAGGTGAACAGACATGTCCAATTCCCCCTGATACTGGATCTAGCTCCTTTTTGTGCGGTTAAATGTGAT AACTTGACAGAGGGAGATACTCAGATTTTGTACAGTTTGTACGGTATCGTAGAGCACAGCGGAACAATGAGGTCAGGCCATTACACGGCGTATGTGAAAGCGCGACCCGAGTGCCCTAAACCCTCATCCAACGGACTCGCAGCTGAAG GACATGCAGAGCCACCCAGAGGATCCTGGTTCCATATCAGCGACACAAGCGTTCAGCCCGTGAGCGAGAGTAAAGTCCAGAGTTGCCAAGCCTACCTCCTCTTCTATGAAAGAATTCTTTGA
- the usp16 gene encoding ubiquitin carboxyl-terminal hydrolase 16 isoform X2 encodes MGKKRGKDKSSREDDDIELTGPSCRHIKKGTDQTLLKKLSGNSDWTSCQDCKHEENKENISSTAPQDSEEEKETAPVWMCLKCGHRGCGRNSENQHAIKHSETPRSDPHCLVISLDNWSVWCYICDDEVRYSRTGHLAQLVTNLQKQTSADPVKRPQKRVKEEDSSLEVDQKTDTVKADKSEDMENKENKDRQKKNAKKESVGKSPKSGTSEDNGGVSVKGLSNMGNTCFFNAVIQNLSQTQLLRQTLNKVTREKMSLNIKPVASSDLEPIVMQLDQPGSLTLSMCQLLNEIQETKKGVVTPRELFTQVCKKAARFKGFQQQDSQELLRYLLDGMRAEEIKRVSSGITEALKESRKITDGEQLKTLVKEYEKNGFPKNFVDQVFGGETTSTIMCQQCKTVSVVTEMFLDLSLPVSDEAFRKKNQKKSVQNTSESSQDGRNSPALTNGNDDIPTGSSSKYQQKKAKKQAKKQAKHQKRQQKIEGRVTLDSLSSPSHTESKPTDPTADAKDGEHSDNETHEEASLSEGSPAQVGVSEQDQKNSDMVQDEEENEEDEDSVIDCDSSATSSVNNRFTVLSEEQHSKESVFDDDMDQEGKEDTRLVSDMEKVTLDDAFLEEPDAVEQSMEIEDEPLEAKEYTVVSQDPELAFQTLATRTAPEKQECSVQSCLFQFTAVETLTQNNSLLCVTCTKRQPNKDKAGGSKKNVYTDALKQMLISSPPLVLTLHLKRFQQDMQSHPEDPGSISATQAFSP; translated from the exons ATGGGAAAGAAAAGGGGGAAGGACAAGAGCTCCAGAGAGGACGATGACATTGAACTGACAG GTCCATCCTGCAGGCATATTAAGAAGGGGACGGACCAAACTCTTTTAAAGAAACTCTCTGGGAATTCTGATTGGACGAGTTGCCAGGATTGTAAGcatgaagaaaataaagaaaatatcagctcCACGGCACCCCAGGACTctgaagaggaaaaagaaacgGCACCTGTATGGATGTGCTTAAAATGTGGCCATAGA GGATGTGGACGTAACTCTGAGAACCAGCATGCTATCAAACATTCTGAGACTCCTCGGTCGGATCCACATTGCCTGGTGATCAGTCTGGACAACTGGAGTGTGTG GTGTTACATATGTGATGATGAAGTCCGGTACTCCAGAACCGGACATTTGGCTCAGCTGGTGACCAACCTACAAAAGCAAACCTCTGCAGATCCCGTAAAGAGACCGCAGAAAA GAGTGAAGGAGGAAGACAGCTCGTTGGAAGTTGATCAGAAGACCGACACTGTAAAAGCAGATAAAAGTGAGGACatggaaaacaaagaaaacaaggaCCGCCAAAAGAAAAATGCCAAGAAAGAGAGTGTTGGGAAATCCCCGAAGTCTGGCACATCTGAAGACAATGGTGGTGTTTCAGTAAAGGGGCTGAGCAACATGGGAAACACATGTTTCTTTAATGCAGTCATTCAG AATCTCTCTCAAACACAGCTCTTAAGACAGACTCTCAACAAAGTGACCCGAGAGAAAATGAGTCTTAACATTAAACCTGTTGCCTCATCAGATCTG GAGCCTATCGTAATGCAGTTAGACCAGCCTGGATCCCTGACTTTGTCTATGTGTCAACTACTTAATGAGATCCAGGAAACCAAGAAGGGTGTGGTAACACCGCGGGAGTTGTTCACACAAGTTTGTAAAAA GGCTGCCAGGTTCAAAGGATTTCAGCAGCAAGATAGCCAGGAGCTGCTGCGCTACCTTCTGGATGGGATGCGAGCAGAGGAGATCAAA AGAGTAAGCTCAGGGATCACGGAGGCATTGAAAGAATCTAGAAAAATCACAGATGGAGAGCAGCTGAAAACATTAGTTAAAG AGTATGAGAAAAATGGTTTTCCAAAAAACTTTGTCGACCAAGTTTTTGGTGGGGAAACGACCAGCACTATAATGTGTCAGCAGTGCAAAACG GTGTCTGTAGTCACAGAGATGTTTTTGGATCTTTCCCTTCCTGTTTCGGACGAG GCATTCAGAAAGAAGAACCAGAAAAAATCAGTTCAGAACACCAGTGAGTCGAGCCAGGATGGCAGAAACAGCCCTGCTTTGACAAACGGGAATGATGACATTCCCACCGGGTCCAGCAGCAAGTACCAGCAGAAGAAAGCCAAGAAGCAGGCAAAGAAGCAGGCAAAG CATCAAAAGAGGCAGCAGAAGATTGAGGGCAGAGTCACTTTGGACAGTCTCTCATCTCCGAGCCACACTGAGAGCAAACCGACTGATCCTACTGCAGACGCAAAGGACGGGGAACATTCTGACAATGAAACGCATGAAGAAGCCTCACTGAGTGAAGGAAGTCCTGCACAAGTCGGCGTGTCCGAACAAGACCAGAAGAACAGTGACATGGTCCAGGATGAGGAGGAAAACGAAGAGGACGAGGATTCAGTGATCGACTGCGACTCATCAGCTACGTCATCAGTCAACAACCGCTTCACCGTCTTATCAGAGGAGCAGCACTCAAAGGAGAGCGTCTTTGACGATGACATGGATCAGGAAGGAAAAGAGGACACGCGGCTGGTGAGCGACATGGAGAAAGTAACCCTGGATGATGCCTTCTTAGAAGAACCTGATGCTGTGGAACAAAGCATGGAGATTGAAGATGAGCCACTGGAAGCTAAAGAGTACACTGTAGTAAGTCAGGACCCGGAGCTGGCCTTCCAAACACTGGCCACCAGGACAGCCCCTGAGAAACAGGAGTGTTCAGTCCAGTCATGCCTTTTTCAGTTCACAGCAGTGGAAACCCTCACACAGAACAACAGCTTGCTATGTGTCACTTGCACTAAACGGCAGCCAAACAAAGACAAAGCTGGAG GATCCAAGAAGAATGTCTACACTGATGCCTTGAAGCAAATGTTGATCTCTTCTCCCCCACTGGTGCTTACCCTTCATTTGAAGAGATTCCAACAA GACATGCAGAGCCACCCAGAGGATCCTGGTTCCATATCAGCGACACAAGCGTTCAGCCCGTGA
- the rwdd2b gene encoding RWD domain-containing protein 2B yields the protein MSMLERAECQLAEIELLTSMFPTQEELEITDQLALAELRDYVEGSASTDSPPPPSTPQFFIKQKLDTASMERMDVILSCAYPSEYPNVLPEITVRCAGLSRAQQTQIHTDLNAYLMENCQGEVCVLSAVDWVKDNLQLFINNSLSAAPAPKKESSSPQPREVFSRLWIYSHHIYNKTKRKNILEWSKELGLSGFSMPGKPGIVCVEGPHSACEEFWSRVKVLTWKKIMIRHREDIPLDHQVEDSRTVESIDSLRKFTGFEEAMFDPHGNRGNHMDLGQLYQFLNEKGCCDVFQMYFGIEGR from the exons ATGTCTATGTTGGAGCGGGCTGAGTGTCAGCTTGCAGAGATAGAGCTGCTGACCAGCATGTTTCCCAcccaggaggagctggagatcACAGACCAGCTGGCACTAGCGGAGCTCAGGGACTACGTGGAGGGCTCAGCTTCAACAGACAGCCCCCCTCCTCCTTCAACACCTCAGTTTTTCATCAAACAGAAGCTGGACACCGCAAGCATGGAGAGG ATGGATGTCATTCTATCTTGTGCGTATCCATCCGAATATCCCAATGTGTTACCAGAGATAACAGTCCG GTGTGCCGGTCTCAGCAGGGCCCAGCAGACACAGATCCACACAGATCTCAATGCATACCTCATGGAAAACTGCCAGGGGGAAGTGTGTGTGCTCTCGGCTGTGGACTGGGTGAAAGACAACCTGCAGCTCTTCATTAATAATAGCTTATCAGCAGCACCGGCTCCTAAAAAAGAGTCTTCCTCTCCGCAGCCACGGGAAGTGTTCAGCCGACTGTGGATTTACAGTCATCACATCTACAACAAGACGAAGAGGAAGAACATCTTGGAGTGGTCCAAGGAGCTGGGCCTGTCAGGATTTAGCATGCCCGGGAAGCCTGgtattgtgtgtgtggaaggtCCTCATTCTGCCTGCGAGGAGTTCTGGTCCAG AGTGAAGGTTCTGACATGGAAGAAGATCATGATTCGACATAGGGAGGATATTCCCCTTGATCATCAGGTAGAGGACAGCAGGACTGTTGAAAGTATAGACTCCCTGCGCAAATTCACAGGCTTTGAAGAGGCGATGTTTGACCCTCATGGGAACAGAGGTAATCACATGGACCTTGGGCAGCTCTACCAGTTCTTAAACGAGAAAGGCTGTTGTGACGTCTTTCAGATGTATTTTGGCATTGAAGGGAGGTAG